In the Caballeronia sp. NK8 genome, GGATATTGCCGGGTTTCGTGGGGCTTTATGTGAGGAACGCGAAGGACGCGGGGGGAGGCTTGATCCCAGGCGCGTTGAGAAGTGGGTTCGGGTATTGCATGGGGTTGGAGGTTAGGGTCAGGTGGTTCGCCTGGGCTTCTATGGAATCCTGTTTTCGTGTCGGTCTATTAGCGTTGCCCCTGTGCGGGGCGGCACCTACTTTCTTTGCTGCTGCAAAGAAAGTAGGCAAAGAAAGCAGCTCGAGACGCCCGCGGTCACACGCAATTTGAGTGTTCTTCTCGTTGTTCGTGGCCTCTGTAGCGAGTGCCCTCGTAGGCCTAATCGGGCTTGGACCGCGCACGGTCTGACAAGCTAGTTTTTCTAGTGCGCTGGTTCAGCACAAAAGAGTTCCGGCACAGCGCTACGCGCTGCCGATGGGTATGCGAGGGAAACCGACGAGAAATGAGAAGCGCAGAAGCACACGCAGACCCGATTGACCCGTCGGCCGCGAAGCGGGCCGGAGCTATTTGGTGCTGAACCAGTCGCGCACGTGCTGCGATGTGACAGACCGTGCGCGGTCCAAGCCCGGTTAGGCCTACGAGGGCACTCGCTACAGAGGCCACGAACAACGAGAAGAACACCCAAATTGCGTGTGACCGCGGGCGTATCGGGCTGCTTTCTTTGGTTACTTTCTTTGCAGCAGCAAAGAAAGTGACTGCCGCCCCGCACAGGGGCAACACCAATAGACCGACGCGAACACGGGATCCGGCGAAAATCAAAACCCAAAACCCAACCCGTTAAACCGCCACATTAAGCAACCGATCCCTCATAACCCCCGCATCGCCCTTACCAAAAATCTCAACCACATAATTGGCATCCCGCACAAAAGCGGGAAACCGCCGATCCACGATGCCTTTCGCGGCCAGCGTCTCCATCGAAGCACCAGCATCCACCTCACAAGACTTAACGATCATCAACCGCTCCGCATTGAGCGAAGAAGAGAGCCACGCCGCCAGGCTATCCGACGTAGTCTCCCAGTTGGTCATCGAATCGGGCGTCGAGCGCATCAGATCAGTCGGCACCCAGACCGCCACACGCCCATCCCGCAACGCACGCCGAATGCGATCCTCGTTCGACGCCAGCATCAACTCCGGCACCACGCCCTGCATCAGAATCGCGTATTGCGCCATCGCGAGCAGGCACATGTTATGGGCGGCCAGATCGTCGAACTGCCATTCGTGCTGATACTGCCGCACCGCATCCGCGAAGTCGCCGCCGCCCGGCACGATCACGACGCGCCCTCCGCCCACTTCCCAAAGCCGCGTCAACCACTCGCGCAGCGCCGGGTCGTGACCGAGGCTACCCCCGATCTTCACCACCCACATGATTCCTGTCCTC is a window encoding:
- a CDS encoding aspartate kinase, with the protein product MWVVKIGGSLGHDPALREWLTRLWEVGGGRVVIVPGGGDFADAVRQYQHEWQFDDLAAHNMCLLAMAQYAILMQGVVPELMLASNEDRIRRALRDGRVAVWVPTDLMRSTPDSMTNWETTSDSLAAWLSSSLNAERLMIVKSCEVDAGASMETLAAKGIVDRRFPAFVRDANYVVEIFGKGDAGVMRDRLLNVAV